The following coding sequences lie in one Mycobacterium sp. DL440 genomic window:
- a CDS encoding TetR/AcrR family transcriptional regulator: protein MTYRLRLLDGLATAINDKGYRETTVADIVRHARTSKRTFYDQFGTKEDGFLELLRANNAALVDRIQAAVDPEASWPDQIGQAVGAYVDHIASAPAITLSWIRELPALGSRARPLQREALRELTDLLIELSSSAGFRRAGLPRLTEPMAIILLGGLRELTALIVEDGGDIREIYGPAVAASTAIMTANSAQHQPR, encoded by the coding sequence ATGACCTACCGGTTGCGCTTGCTCGACGGACTCGCCACGGCGATCAACGACAAGGGCTATCGCGAGACCACGGTGGCCGACATCGTCCGCCACGCCCGCACGTCCAAGCGCACGTTCTACGACCAGTTCGGCACCAAGGAAGACGGCTTCCTTGAGCTGTTGCGCGCCAACAACGCCGCGCTCGTCGACCGCATCCAGGCCGCCGTCGACCCCGAGGCGTCGTGGCCGGACCAGATCGGACAGGCCGTGGGCGCCTATGTCGACCACATCGCGTCCGCCCCGGCCATCACCCTGAGCTGGATCCGCGAACTGCCCGCACTGGGCAGCAGGGCGCGACCGCTGCAACGCGAAGCCCTGCGGGAGCTGACCGATCTGCTGATCGAGCTCAGCAGCAGCGCGGGCTTCCGGCGCGCCGGCCTGCCCAGGCTCACCGAGCCGATGGCCATCATCCTGCTGGGCGGTCTACGCGAATTGACCGCGCTGATCGTCGAGGACGGCGGGGACATCCGGGAGATCTACGGGCCCGCGGTCGCCGCATCGACGGCGATCATGACTGCGAATTCAGCTCAGCACCAACCGCGCTGA
- a CDS encoding TetR/AcrR family transcriptional regulator, with amino-acid sequence MSDAALESTRRRLSARQADTVERLGQAALQLISRDGFAGLTVRRVAAEAGVGAATAYTYFSSKEHLVAEVFWRRLSAAPPAAHESADPATRVVEVLQHIASLLAGEPEFAGAVTNALLGKDPDVEALRQRIGADIRGRLVSALGPDVDLDVIEALELLYTGTLVWAGMGYESYAGVSQRLEKSARLVLS; translated from the coding sequence GTGTCTGATGCGGCCCTGGAGTCGACGCGCCGCCGCCTGAGCGCACGGCAGGCCGACACCGTGGAGCGGCTGGGACAGGCGGCTTTGCAGCTGATCAGCCGGGACGGATTCGCCGGGCTGACCGTGCGCCGCGTGGCCGCCGAGGCCGGGGTCGGGGCGGCGACCGCATACACCTACTTCTCCTCCAAGGAACATCTCGTGGCCGAGGTGTTCTGGCGCAGGCTCTCCGCCGCCCCACCGGCCGCGCACGAGTCGGCCGATCCGGCCACCCGGGTGGTCGAGGTGCTCCAGCACATCGCATCGCTGTTGGCCGGCGAACCGGAGTTCGCCGGCGCGGTGACCAACGCCCTGCTCGGCAAGGATCCCGATGTGGAGGCGCTGCGGCAGCGCATCGGGGCCGACATCCGGGGCCGGTTGGTCTCGGCGCTGGGTCCCGATGTGGATCTCGACGTGATCGAAGCGCTCGAGTTGCTCTACACCGGCACCCTGGTGTGGGCCGGGATGGGGTATGAGTCCTATGCCGGTGTCTCACAGCGGTTGGAGAAGTCAGCGCGGTTGGTGCTGAGCTGA
- a CDS encoding class I SAM-dependent methyltransferase, producing MSTADTTLPPRAERLFTLAEQVTGFMPADEGHALYGAGVRYLGGGVGVEIGTYCGKSTVMLGAAAQETGSVIYTVDHHHGSEEHQAGWEYHDNTMVDPVTGLFDTLPTMRHTLDAAGLDEHVVAVVGRSPVVARGWRTPLRLLFIDGGHTEEAAQRDFDGWARWVEVGGALIIHDVFPDPNDGGQAPFHIYQRALATGAFDEVTAMGSMRVLERTSGEPGVLD from the coding sequence ATGAGCACCGCTGACACCACCCTGCCGCCCCGCGCCGAGCGCTTGTTCACCCTTGCCGAGCAGGTCACCGGTTTCATGCCGGCCGACGAGGGGCACGCCCTCTACGGCGCCGGAGTGCGCTATCTCGGGGGCGGGGTCGGGGTCGAGATCGGCACCTATTGCGGCAAGTCGACGGTGATGCTGGGAGCGGCCGCGCAGGAGACGGGCTCGGTGATCTACACCGTCGACCATCACCACGGCTCGGAAGAGCATCAGGCCGGCTGGGAGTACCACGACAACACCATGGTGGATCCTGTGACCGGACTGTTCGACACGCTTCCGACGATGCGCCACACCCTGGACGCCGCCGGCCTGGACGAGCATGTGGTCGCCGTGGTCGGCCGCTCGCCCGTGGTGGCCCGCGGCTGGCGAACGCCGTTGCGGCTGTTGTTCATCGACGGTGGCCACACCGAGGAGGCGGCGCAGCGGGACTTCGACGGCTGGGCCCGCTGGGTCGAGGTGGGCGGCGCGCTGATCATCCACGACGTGTTCCCCGATCCCAACGACGGCGGCCAGGCGCCGTTCCACATCTACCAACGCGCCCTGGCGACCGGTGCCTTCGACGAGGTCACGGCGATGGGGTCGATGCGGGTGCTGGAACGGACCTCAGGCGAACCGGGCGTGCTCGACTAG
- a CDS encoding XRE family transcriptional regulator has product MAVLTASAAEQLDFEATSLTISEIAEYLQYTVGQRVAAAIAGLADAKQIGRYARSHSRPHGTTERRLREGYKVIRMLADAYDATTAKAWLFGTNSRLDDQAPIEVLGAATESVDFTMVVQAARQVASFQG; this is encoded by the coding sequence ATGGCCGTCCTGACCGCCTCCGCAGCCGAGCAGCTCGATTTCGAGGCGACATCACTAACGATCAGCGAGATTGCGGAGTACCTGCAGTACACGGTGGGCCAGCGGGTCGCTGCGGCGATCGCCGGCCTGGCCGACGCGAAGCAAATTGGCCGCTACGCTCGTTCCCATTCTCGTCCGCACGGCACTACCGAGCGACGCCTGAGGGAGGGCTACAAAGTCATCCGGATGCTCGCCGACGCCTATGACGCGACCACCGCAAAGGCATGGCTGTTCGGCACAAACAGTCGCCTGGACGACCAAGCCCCGATCGAGGTGCTGGGCGCAGCGACTGAGTCCGTAGATTTCACGATGGTCGTACAAGCCGCTCGACAGGTGGCTAGCTTTCAAGGGTGA
- a CDS encoding RES family NAD+ phosphorylase gives MSETIRTRPLWRVGYHAAPLEFTPLDIYAFNHRFDDTAELHRFRTMYFADFQETCLREVLADFRPNLAAIQRHIARYGPGAVDDIPTAPVTAKWRRENVLVSATLALHGGLVDLFDPATRQALEGRHRALLVAHDMEHLDLHEITAKRRIVTQTIAGDLFEQGAAGVRFPSRLDGGTCIALFEHRGMPRQAGPVMALTDPAPGALTTVASEWNLQMERAQ, from the coding sequence GTGAGTGAAACCATCCGGACCCGACCATTGTGGCGGGTCGGCTATCACGCCGCGCCGTTGGAATTCACGCCACTGGACATCTACGCGTTCAATCATCGGTTCGATGACACTGCCGAGCTACATCGTTTCCGCACAATGTATTTCGCTGACTTTCAGGAGACCTGCCTGCGCGAGGTACTAGCGGACTTCCGCCCGAACCTGGCAGCCATCCAACGCCATATCGCTCGGTACGGGCCCGGCGCCGTCGACGACATTCCGACGGCGCCAGTAACTGCGAAATGGCGACGAGAGAACGTCCTCGTGTCCGCCACACTCGCACTACACGGCGGGTTGGTCGACTTATTCGACCCCGCTACCCGGCAGGCACTGGAAGGTCGTCACCGGGCGCTGCTCGTCGCCCATGACATGGAACACCTTGACCTCCACGAAATTACGGCCAAACGTCGTATCGTTACCCAGACCATCGCTGGCGACCTCTTCGAACAAGGTGCCGCGGGCGTGCGGTTTCCATCTCGGCTCGATGGCGGTACGTGCATCGCGCTGTTCGAGCATAGAGGTATGCCTCGGCAGGCCGGCCCTGTCATGGCCCTGACAGACCCCGCGCCCGGAGCTTTGACAACGGTAGCGAGCGAGTGGAATCTACAAATGGAGCGAGCACAGTAG
- a CDS encoding prenyltransferase: MLAPEIPGVPGVLTPEDCLQTARSIAATQESSGALPWFDGGHTDPWDHVENAMALTVAGLIEPARAAFDWCRTVQRADGSWPIQLRNGVIEDANSDSNFCAYVATGVWHHVLITGDRAFAELMWPVVTRALDFVLGLQASGGEIYWAASPSGVVEEALLTGCASVYHSIRCGLALADYLDDPQPEWEVAVGRLGHAIAAHPEAFSAKDTHAMEWYYPVLGGALLGAAARARIDDRWQDFVVPGLGIRCVDHRPWVTGAETCELVMALDAIGDTRRAGEQFAAMQHLRENDGSYWTGLVFADGKRWPEERTTWTGAAMILAADALSSTTAASGIFRGVGLPRGLEGEYDCECVAGRKAGDR; the protein is encoded by the coding sequence GTGCTAGCTCCTGAGATCCCCGGTGTGCCCGGAGTTTTGACACCGGAAGACTGCCTGCAGACGGCTCGATCAATCGCCGCGACCCAGGAATCCTCCGGCGCCCTGCCGTGGTTCGACGGCGGCCATACCGACCCGTGGGACCACGTGGAGAACGCCATGGCCCTGACCGTGGCCGGGTTGATCGAACCGGCTCGCGCGGCCTTCGACTGGTGCCGCACCGTGCAGCGTGCCGACGGCTCCTGGCCGATCCAACTGCGCAACGGGGTCATCGAGGACGCCAACAGCGACAGCAACTTCTGTGCCTACGTGGCCACCGGCGTCTGGCATCACGTGCTGATCACCGGGGACCGCGCCTTCGCCGAGTTGATGTGGCCGGTGGTGACCCGGGCACTCGATTTCGTGCTGGGTCTGCAGGCCTCGGGCGGCGAGATCTACTGGGCCGCAAGTCCGTCCGGGGTGGTGGAGGAGGCGTTGCTGACCGGTTGCGCAAGTGTGTACCACAGCATCCGGTGCGGCCTGGCGCTCGCCGACTATCTCGACGACCCCCAGCCGGAATGGGAGGTCGCCGTCGGGCGCCTCGGCCACGCCATCGCCGCTCATCCTGAGGCGTTCTCCGCCAAGGACACCCACGCGATGGAGTGGTACTACCCCGTGCTCGGCGGTGCGCTGCTCGGGGCGGCTGCCCGAGCGCGGATCGACGACCGTTGGCAAGATTTCGTGGTGCCCGGACTGGGCATCCGGTGCGTCGATCACCGGCCCTGGGTCACCGGTGCGGAGACCTGCGAACTGGTGATGGCCCTGGACGCAATTGGTGATACCCGGCGGGCCGGCGAGCAGTTCGCGGCCATGCAGCACCTCCGCGAGAACGACGGATCTTATTGGACCGGCCTGGTTTTCGCCGACGGCAAGCGCTGGCCCGAGGAACGCACCACCTGGACCGGTGCGGCCATGATCCTGGCTGCCGACGCGTTGTCCTCGACTACCGCGGCCAGCGGCATCTTCCGGGGTGTCGGGCTGCCACGCGGCCTGGAGGGCGAGTACGACTGTGAGTGCGTGGCGGGCCGGAAGGCCGGTGACCGCTAG
- a CDS encoding class I SAM-dependent methyltransferase, whose amino-acid sequence MLTVDFDRLGVGPGTTVIDVGCGAGRHTFEAYRRGASVVGFDQSESDLNDVDTMLQAMREEGEVPLSAKGEAVKGDALDLPYTDASFDCVIASEILEHVPQDDRAIAELVRILKPGGSLAITVPRWLPEKLCWLLSDEYHANEGGHIRIYKADELRDKVLAHGLTLTHTHHEHALHSPYWWLKCLVGTEKNDHPAVKAYHQLLVWDMMGRPWLTRTAESVLNPVIGKSVALYFRKPEFNG is encoded by the coding sequence ATGCTGACCGTCGATTTCGACCGCCTCGGTGTCGGTCCCGGCACCACGGTGATCGACGTCGGCTGCGGCGCGGGCCGGCACACGTTCGAGGCCTACCGGCGCGGGGCGTCTGTCGTCGGCTTCGATCAGAGCGAATCAGATCTCAATGACGTCGACACGATGCTGCAGGCCATGCGGGAAGAGGGCGAGGTCCCGCTGTCGGCCAAGGGTGAGGCCGTCAAAGGTGACGCACTCGACCTGCCGTATACCGACGCCAGCTTCGACTGCGTCATCGCCTCGGAGATCCTGGAGCACGTCCCGCAGGACGACCGGGCCATCGCCGAACTGGTGCGTATCCTCAAACCCGGTGGCTCGCTGGCCATCACGGTGCCACGCTGGCTCCCGGAGAAGCTGTGCTGGCTGCTGTCGGACGAGTACCACGCCAACGAGGGCGGTCACATCCGCATCTACAAGGCCGACGAGCTACGCGACAAGGTCCTGGCGCACGGGCTCACGCTCACCCACACGCACCACGAGCACGCACTGCACTCGCCGTACTGGTGGCTCAAATGTCTTGTCGGCACTGAGAAGAACGACCACCCTGCGGTCAAGGCCTACCACCAGCTGCTGGTGTGGGACATGATGGGCCGACCGTGGCTCACCCGCACCGCCGAGTCGGTGCTGAACCCGGTGATCGGCAAGAGCGTGGCACTTTACTTCCGCAAGCCTGAATTCAACGGGTAG
- a CDS encoding glycosyltransferase family 4 protein: MRIALLSYRSKTHCGGQGVYVRYLSRGLAELGHDVEVFSGQPYPEGLDPRVALTKVPSLDLYREPDPFRVPRPSEIRDHIDALELGTMWSAGFPEPRTFTMRVARILAARRDEFDVVHDNQSLGSALLKIAGLGLPVVATVHHPITRDRVVEIAAAKWWRKPLVRRWYGFAEMQKKVARRIPELLTVSSSSAADIAEDFGVTPNQLHIVPLGVDTELFKPSDRRVSGRIIAIASADVPLKGVSHLLHAVARLRVARDLDVQLVSKLEPNGPTEKLIAELGISDIVHSSSGLSDGELASLLASAEVACIPSLYEGFSLPAVEAMASGTPIVASRTGALPEVVGDDGACARLVRPADVDELTAVLGELLDSPLERRKLGAAGRQRALDVFSWESVAAQTVSVYEMARERVGRPRTRGAEMKETQC; the protein is encoded by the coding sequence ATGCGTATCGCGTTGCTGTCCTATCGGAGCAAGACTCATTGCGGTGGTCAGGGCGTCTATGTGCGCTATCTGAGCCGCGGGCTCGCCGAACTCGGCCATGACGTCGAGGTGTTCTCCGGTCAGCCGTATCCCGAGGGTCTGGATCCGCGGGTCGCGCTGACCAAGGTTCCCAGCCTCGATCTCTATCGCGAACCGGACCCGTTCCGCGTGCCCAGGCCCAGTGAGATCCGCGACCATATCGACGCTCTGGAACTGGGCACGATGTGGAGCGCCGGGTTCCCGGAGCCCCGGACGTTCACCATGCGCGTCGCCCGGATCCTCGCGGCGCGCCGCGACGAGTTCGACGTGGTCCACGACAACCAGAGCCTGGGCTCGGCACTGTTGAAGATCGCCGGCCTCGGCCTGCCGGTCGTCGCGACCGTGCACCACCCGATCACCCGCGACCGGGTGGTCGAGATCGCCGCTGCCAAGTGGTGGCGCAAGCCGCTGGTTCGGCGCTGGTACGGGTTCGCCGAGATGCAGAAGAAGGTGGCCCGCAGGATCCCCGAGTTGCTCACCGTGTCGTCGTCCTCGGCCGCCGACATCGCCGAGGACTTCGGGGTGACGCCGAATCAGCTGCACATCGTGCCGCTCGGGGTGGACACCGAACTGTTCAAGCCCAGCGACCGCCGGGTGAGCGGGCGCATCATCGCGATCGCCAGCGCCGACGTCCCGCTCAAAGGGGTCAGCCATCTACTGCACGCGGTGGCCCGGCTGCGGGTGGCACGCGATCTCGATGTGCAGTTGGTGTCCAAGCTCGAACCGAACGGGCCGACCGAGAAACTCATTGCCGAACTTGGCATTTCCGACATCGTGCACAGTTCCAGCGGGCTGAGTGATGGGGAGCTCGCCTCGCTGCTGGCCTCCGCGGAGGTGGCCTGCATCCCGTCGCTCTACGAGGGCTTCTCGCTGCCCGCCGTGGAAGCCATGGCCAGCGGCACCCCGATCGTGGCCAGCCGCACGGGTGCACTGCCCGAAGTGGTCGGTGACGACGGTGCCTGCGCCCGGTTGGTGCGCCCCGCCGATGTTGACGAGCTCACCGCGGTGCTCGGTGAACTGCTCGACTCGCCGTTGGAGCGCCGCAAGCTCGGTGCCGCCGGGCGACAGCGGGCGCTTGATGTCTTCAGTTGGGAATCCGTTGCCGCACAGACGGTATCGGTATACGAGATGGCCCGCGAGCGGGTGGGTAGGCCGCGCACGCGAGGAGCAGAAATGAAGGAAACGCAATGCTGA
- a CDS encoding PPOX class F420-dependent oxidoreductase — translation MARKYATADTVGIDELLDFVRPRHHMVLTTFRADGSLQTSPVTGGVDEQGRIVIASYPQRAKAANLRRTPRASVTVLSEEFNGPYVQVDGDAEVIGLPDAVEPLVDYFRAVAGEHPDWDEYRQAMLDQGKCLIRITPTHWGPVATGGFPPA, via the coding sequence ATGGCCCGAAAGTATGCGACCGCCGACACCGTGGGAATTGACGAACTCCTGGACTTCGTGCGCCCACGCCACCACATGGTGCTCACCACGTTCCGGGCCGACGGCTCGCTGCAGACCTCGCCGGTGACCGGCGGGGTCGACGAGCAGGGGCGCATCGTGATCGCAAGTTACCCGCAGCGGGCGAAGGCAGCCAACCTCCGGCGCACGCCCCGGGCCAGCGTGACGGTGCTGTCCGAGGAGTTCAACGGACCGTATGTGCAAGTCGACGGCGACGCCGAGGTGATCGGCCTGCCTGACGCGGTGGAACCGCTCGTCGACTACTTCCGCGCGGTCGCCGGCGAACACCCCGATTGGGATGAGTACCGGCAGGCGATGCTGGACCAGGGCAAGTGCCTGATCCGGATCACACCCACGCACTGGGGTCCCGTTGCCACGGGTGGCTTTCCTCCGGCCTGA